The following proteins are encoded in a genomic region of Bacillus sp. FJAT-22090:
- the glpX gene encoding class II fructose-bisphosphatase yields the protein MERSLSMELVRVTEAAAIASARWMGRGLKNEADDAATTAMRTVFDTIPMEGVVVIGEGEMDEAPMLYIGEKLGHGTGGPQVDVAVDPLEGTNIVASGGWNALAVLAIADRGNLLHAPDMYMDKLAVGPESVGQVDINAPVIDNLRAVARAKNKDIQDVVATILGRDRHQKIIDEIRSAGARIKLINDGDVAGAINTAFDNTGVDILFGMGGAPEGVISAVGLKCLGGEIQGKLVPQNDEELARCIKMGLDVNKILRMEDLVKGDDAIFAATGVTDGELLRGVQFKGAFGSTHSIVMRAKSGTIRFVEGRHSLKKKPNLVL from the coding sequence ATGGAACGTAGTTTATCAATGGAATTAGTTCGTGTAACAGAGGCAGCAGCAATCGCATCTGCACGCTGGATGGGACGCGGATTAAAAAATGAAGCAGATGACGCAGCAACTACTGCAATGCGCACAGTTTTTGACACAATTCCAATGGAAGGTGTCGTAGTAATTGGGGAAGGTGAAATGGACGAAGCACCGATGTTATATATCGGAGAAAAGCTTGGACATGGAACTGGTGGTCCCCAAGTTGACGTGGCAGTGGATCCGTTAGAAGGTACAAATATTGTAGCTTCAGGTGGATGGAATGCTCTTGCAGTTCTTGCAATTGCTGATCGTGGAAATCTACTTCATGCTCCAGACATGTATATGGACAAACTGGCAGTAGGTCCAGAGTCTGTTGGTCAAGTTGATATTAACGCACCTGTTATTGATAATTTACGAGCAGTTGCACGTGCAAAAAATAAAGACATACAAGACGTAGTGGCAACAATTTTAGGTCGCGACCGTCATCAAAAAATTATTGATGAAATTAGATCTGCTGGTGCACGTATTAAGCTAATTAATGATGGTGATGTAGCTGGAGCTATTAACACCGCTTTTGATAATACTGGCGTTGACATTTTATTTGGAATGGGTGGAGCTCCTGAGGGAGTGATCTCTGCAGTTGGATTAAAATGTTTAGGCGGAGAAATACAAGGAAAACTAGTGCCTCAAAATGATGAAGAGCTTGCTCGTTGTATTAAAATGGGACTAGACGTAAACAAAATTTTACGTATGGAAGACTTAGTAAAAGGTGACGATGCGATTTTTGCAGCAACTGGTGTAACAGACGGTGAACTTCTTCGTGGAGTACAATTCAAAGGCGCATTTGGTTCAACGCACTCAATCGTTATGAGAGCTAAATCAGGTACAATTCGTTTTGTTGAAGGAAGACACAGCTTAAAGAAAAAACCGAATTTAGTTCTATAA
- the rho gene encoding transcription termination factor Rho — protein MTQTTINELESMTLKELYTLARKFKIAAYSKLTKKELIFAILKSRAEQEGFFFMEGVLEIIQQEGFGFLRPINYSPSSEDIYISASQIRRFDLRNGDKVTGKVRPPKESERYYGLLHVELVNGEDPEIAKERVHFPALTPLYPDCHIKLETVPEKLSTRIMDLVAPVGYGQRGLIVAPPKAGKTLLIKEIANAITTNHPNAELIVLLIDERPEEVTDIERSVKADVVSSTFDEVPENHVKVAELVLERAMRLVEHKRDVIILMDSITRLARAYNLVIPPSGRTLSGGIDPAAFHRPKRFFGAARNIEEGGSLTILATALVDTGSRMDEVIYEEFKGTGNLELHLDRSLAERRIFPAIDIRRSGTRKEELLIPKDQLDKLWAIRKTFSDSSDFAERFLKKLRQTKTNEAFFEQLAVEMKAHRSGKVSL, from the coding sequence ATGACACAAACAACAATTAATGAGTTAGAAAGTATGACTCTAAAAGAGCTTTATACACTTGCAAGAAAGTTCAAAATTGCAGCGTATAGCAAGCTTACAAAGAAAGAACTTATTTTTGCTATCTTAAAATCTCGAGCAGAACAAGAAGGCTTCTTCTTCATGGAAGGTGTTTTAGAGATTATTCAACAAGAGGGCTTTGGATTCTTACGTCCTATTAACTACTCTCCGAGTTCAGAGGATATTTATATTTCGGCATCTCAAATTAGAAGATTTGACCTTCGAAATGGTGATAAAGTAACAGGAAAAGTTCGTCCTCCAAAAGAAAGTGAACGTTATTACGGCCTACTTCATGTGGAACTAGTAAATGGTGAAGATCCAGAAATAGCGAAGGAACGAGTTCATTTTCCTGCTCTAACACCTTTATATCCGGACTGCCATATTAAATTAGAAACCGTTCCTGAAAAACTATCGACTCGCATAATGGATTTGGTAGCACCTGTTGGATACGGACAGCGTGGTTTAATTGTTGCACCTCCAAAAGCAGGGAAAACGTTATTAATAAAAGAAATCGCAAATGCTATTACGACGAATCATCCAAATGCGGAACTGATTGTTTTATTAATAGATGAGCGTCCAGAAGAAGTTACCGATATAGAACGTTCGGTAAAGGCGGATGTTGTGAGCTCCACGTTTGATGAAGTGCCAGAAAATCATGTGAAAGTAGCGGAACTTGTTTTAGAAAGAGCAATGCGCTTAGTAGAGCATAAACGTGATGTAATCATTTTAATGGATTCAATCACGCGTCTTGCCCGTGCATACAATTTAGTAATCCCTCCAAGCGGACGTACACTTTCCGGAGGGATTGACCCTGCAGCATTCCATCGTCCAAAAAGATTTTTTGGAGCTGCCCGTAATATTGAAGAAGGCGGCAGTTTAACGATTCTTGCTACTGCATTAGTTGATACTGGGTCTCGTATGGATGAAGTAATTTATGAGGAGTTCAAAGGTACAGGTAACTTAGAACTTCATTTAGATAGAAGTCTTGCAGAACGTCGTATTTTCCCAGCAATCGATATTCGTCGCTCGGGTACGCGAAAAGAAGAACTTCTCATTCCAAAAGATCAATTGGACAAGCTTTGGGCTATTCGCAAAACTTTTTCCGATTCATCCGATTTTGCGGAGCGTTTCTTAAAGAAACTTCGACAAACAAAAACGAACGAAGCATTCTTTGAGCAACTGGCAGTAGAAATGAAAGCGCATCGCAGTGGGAAAGTTTCTCTATAA
- a CDS encoding DUF2529 family protein, whose product MKMLTTQVTGLLQRIVNSEEENIEETARLLAQAAAREGFIYFAAFGEMESITINAENAVEKFPSLRVWTSNSELTSADRVWIITRSSENEDALALAEKLSAEFIPFSVLAAENHSNENKLANLAYTYISLKLTKGLLPAEDGSRIVLPYALSAMFVYEAVKMKLDEILLNED is encoded by the coding sequence ATGAAAATGTTAACGACACAAGTGACAGGTCTCCTCCAAAGAATAGTAAATTCGGAGGAAGAAAATATTGAAGAAACTGCTAGACTTCTTGCACAAGCGGCTGCAAGAGAAGGCTTTATATACTTTGCAGCATTCGGTGAAATGGAAAGTATTACGATAAATGCAGAAAATGCCGTAGAAAAATTCCCAAGTTTGAGAGTTTGGACTTCCAATTCCGAACTTACAAGTGCAGATCGCGTTTGGATCATCACTAGATCTAGTGAAAACGAAGATGCTCTAGCGCTTGCAGAGAAATTAAGTGCAGAATTTATTCCGTTCAGTGTACTTGCTGCTGAAAATCATAGTAATGAAAACAAACTAGCGAATCTTGCTTATACATATATTTCTTTGAAACTTACCAAAGGCTTACTACCTGCTGAGGATGGCAGCAGAATCGTTTTACCTTATGCGCTAAGTGCAATGTTCGTATACGAGGCTGTCAAAATGAAGCTAGACGAGATTCTTTTAAACGAAGATTAA
- the rpoE gene encoding DNA-directed RNA polymerase subunit delta, producing MNFREMTTAQLQEESLIDLGFAILEDKKNSLTLSELFSEIQKLNGLTDEEMAARKPQFYTDMNIDGRFLATAENQWGLREWYPVEQIEEETAPTVKVRKKKAKVSDDDDLDLELEEDEIIFEEEFDEFIEDDDEDEDEDDDDPVIDFVGEIDEVIEEDIIDEEDDEFDIIDDEELEDEELEDEEE from the coding sequence TTGAATTTTCGTGAAATGACAACAGCACAATTACAAGAAGAATCGTTAATAGATTTAGGATTTGCGATTTTAGAAGATAAGAAAAACTCTTTAACTTTATCTGAACTTTTTAGTGAAATCCAAAAACTTAATGGTTTAACAGATGAAGAAATGGCAGCTCGCAAACCTCAATTTTATACAGATATGAATATTGATGGACGCTTTTTAGCTACTGCAGAAAATCAATGGGGACTAAGAGAATGGTATCCTGTAGAACAAATTGAAGAAGAGACTGCTCCTACTGTTAAAGTCCGTAAAAAGAAAGCTAAAGTTTCAGACGATGACGATTTAGATCTAGAATTAGAAGAAGATGAAATTATCTTCGAAGAAGAATTCGATGAATTTATCGAAGACGATGATGAGGATGAAGACGAAGATGACGATGATCCAGTAATTGATTTCGTAGGAGAAATCGATGAAGTGATCGAAGAGGATATAATCGACGAAGAAGATGATGAATTTGATATCATCGATGACGAAGAGTTGGAAGATGAAGAATTAGAAGACGAAGAAGAATAA
- a CDS encoding response regulator has protein sequence MKHILIVDDQLGIRMLLKEVFSQEGYEVSLAANGPEALDIASEESLDGVLLDMKIPGMDGIKILTLLKEKYPNLPVMMMTAYGELNLIQEAKDLGASLYFTKPFDIFEVRDAVNNILKK, from the coding sequence ATGAAACACATATTAATCGTAGATGATCAACTAGGAATACGAATGCTCTTAAAAGAAGTTTTTTCACAGGAAGGCTACGAAGTGAGCTTAGCGGCTAATGGCCCAGAAGCTTTGGATATTGCTAGTGAGGAAAGTTTAGATGGTGTATTATTAGATATGAAAATTCCAGGTATGGATGGAATAAAAATCTTAACTTTACTTAAAGAAAAGTATCCAAATTTACCTGTCATGATGATGACAGCATATGGAGAGTTAAACCTAATTCAAGAAGCAAAGGATTTAGGTGCTTCTCTTTACTTTACTAAGCCTTTTGATATATTCGAAGTGCGTGATGCAGTAAATAATATATTAAAGAAGTAG
- a CDS encoding UDP-N-acetylglucosamine 1-carboxyvinyltransferase translates to MEVYKIKGANRLHGTIKVSGAKNSAVALIPASLLANSPVTIEGLPEILDVWTLKDILEELGAKITFEDGTMTIDPTNVVDMPLPNGNIKKLRASYYLMGALLGKFNKAAIGLPGGCHLGPRPIDQHIKGFEALGANVSNEHGAIYLRAEKLVGTKIYLDVVSVGATINIMLAAVLAKGRTIIENAAKEPEIIDVATLLSNMGANIKGAGTNVIRIDGVEELHGTKHTIIPDRIEAGTFMIMAAVAGDGITIDNVIPFHVEALTAKLREMGVKVEEHEEKIFIPKAQNLQAVDVKTLVYPGFPTDLQQPFSVLLTQANGTSVITDTIYSARFKQIDELRRMNANGRVDGRTAIITGPAKLEAATVRASDLRAGAALIVAGLIAEGETEIQDIFHIERGYSSIIEKLRGLGADIRRVEIKEIEVNSE, encoded by the coding sequence ATGGAAGTTTATAAAATAAAAGGAGCTAATCGTTTACATGGTACGATTAAGGTAAGCGGGGCAAAAAATAGTGCAGTAGCGCTAATTCCTGCTTCCTTGTTAGCGAACTCTCCAGTAACTATTGAAGGCCTGCCAGAGATTTTAGATGTGTGGACATTGAAAGATATTCTAGAAGAATTAGGTGCAAAAATCACATTTGAAGACGGAACGATGACAATTGATCCTACAAATGTGGTGGATATGCCTTTGCCAAATGGCAATATTAAAAAGCTGCGAGCATCTTATTATTTAATGGGTGCACTTCTTGGAAAATTTAATAAAGCGGCTATTGGATTACCTGGAGGATGCCACTTGGGACCTCGCCCAATAGATCAGCATATTAAAGGCTTTGAGGCTTTAGGTGCTAACGTATCGAATGAGCATGGCGCTATTTATTTACGTGCAGAAAAATTGGTTGGCACGAAAATTTATTTAGACGTCGTAAGTGTTGGGGCAACTATTAATATTATGCTTGCTGCAGTACTTGCAAAAGGTAGAACGATTATTGAAAATGCTGCAAAAGAACCAGAAATTATTGATGTTGCCACATTGCTATCAAATATGGGAGCGAATATAAAAGGTGCTGGGACGAATGTCATTCGAATCGACGGTGTTGAAGAATTACACGGGACAAAGCACACAATCATTCCAGACCGAATTGAAGCCGGAACATTTATGATTATGGCTGCTGTAGCAGGTGACGGTATCACGATTGACAATGTGATTCCATTTCATGTAGAAGCATTAACAGCAAAACTACGAGAAATGGGAGTAAAAGTGGAGGAGCACGAAGAGAAGATATTCATTCCGAAAGCTCAAAATTTACAAGCAGTCGATGTGAAAACTCTTGTGTATCCTGGGTTTCCTACGGATTTACAACAACCTTTTTCGGTATTGTTAACGCAAGCTAACGGAACTTCCGTTATTACCGATACTATTTACTCAGCTCGATTCAAGCAAATTGATGAACTACGCCGTATGAACGCTAATGGGCGAGTGGATGGTAGAACAGCTATTATTACGGGGCCAGCCAAGCTTGAAGCCGCCACTGTTCGAGCGAGTGATTTGCGGGCTGGAGCAGCTCTTATAGTTGCTGGATTGATTGCTGAGGGTGAAACGGAGATTCAAGATATTTTCCATATAGAACGTGGCTATAGTTCCATTATTGAAAAGCTTCGAGGACTAGGAGCAGATATTAGAAGAGTGGAAATTAAAGAAATAGAAGTAAACTCAGAATAA
- a CDS encoding class II fructose-bisphosphate aldolase, with protein sequence MALVSMKEMLEKGKKEGYAVGQFNINNLEFTQAILQAAEEEKSPVILGVSEGAAKYMGGFTTVVHMVKGLMEDYKTSVPVAIHLDHGSSFDKCKAAIDAGFTSVMIDASHHPFEENVEITSKVVDYAHAHNVSVEAELGTVGGQEDDVIADGVIYADPAECAELVKRTAIDCLAPALGSVHGPYKGEPNLGFEEMEEISKLADLPLVLHGGTGIPTHDIKRSISLGTAKINVNTENQISATKAIRAYLDENPNQYDPRKYLTPARDAIKTTVIGKMREFGSSNKA encoded by the coding sequence ATGGCTTTAGTATCGATGAAAGAAATGCTTGAAAAAGGAAAAAAAGAAGGTTATGCAGTAGGGCAATTCAATATTAATAACCTTGAATTTACTCAAGCTATTTTACAAGCGGCAGAGGAAGAAAAATCACCAGTTATATTAGGTGTATCCGAAGGTGCGGCAAAATATATGGGCGGCTTTACAACAGTTGTACATATGGTAAAAGGTCTAATGGAAGACTATAAAACGTCAGTTCCAGTGGCAATTCACTTAGATCACGGCTCAAGTTTTGATAAATGTAAAGCAGCAATCGATGCTGGATTCACTTCTGTTATGATTGATGCTTCTCATCATCCATTTGAAGAAAACGTAGAAATTACTTCTAAAGTAGTGGATTATGCACACGCACACAACGTTTCTGTAGAAGCAGAGCTTGGTACAGTAGGTGGGCAGGAAGACGACGTAATAGCAGATGGCGTTATTTATGCTGATCCTGCGGAATGTGCGGAATTAGTGAAACGTACTGCAATTGATTGCTTAGCGCCAGCACTTGGTTCAGTTCATGGCCCTTATAAAGGTGAACCTAATTTAGGTTTTGAAGAAATGGAAGAGATTTCAAAATTAGCAGATCTTCCGTTAGTATTACATGGTGGAACAGGTATTCCTACACATGATATTAAACGCTCAATCTCATTAGGGACAGCTAAAATCAATGTGAACACGGAAAACCAAATTTCTGCTACTAAAGCGATTCGTGCATATTTGGATGAAAATCCAAATCAGTATGACCCACGTAAATACCTAACACCAGCACGTGATGCTATTAAAACAACCGTTATTGGTAAAATGCGCGAATTTGGAAGCTCTAATAAAGCATAA
- a CDS encoding CTP synthase produces the protein MTKFIFVTGGVVSSLGKGITAASLGRLLKNRGLNVTIQKFDPYINLDPGTMSPYQHGEVFVTDDGAETDLDLGHYERFIDINLNKYSNITTGKVYSSVLRKERRGDYNGGTVQVIPHITNEIKNRLFLAAKETHADIVITEIGGTVGDIESLPFLETIRQMKRDVGSNNVMYIHCTLVPFIKAAGEMKTKPTQHSVKELRSLGIQPNVIVVRSEMPVPQDMKDKIALFCDIKPEEVIECIDADSLYEIPLNLQAQRLDQIVVDHFQLATKEADMTDWIALVDQVKSLSKKVRIGLVGKYVELQDAYISVVEAMKHAGYKFDADVEVKWVNAEEVNDANVAEILSDVDGILVPGGFGDRGVEGKIAATRFARENNVPFLGICLGMQLATVEFARNILELEGAHSTELDPKTPHSIIDLLPEQKDVEDLGGTLRLGLYPCKLTPGSKAHEAYGEELVYERHRHRYEFNNEYREQFEAAGFMFSGTSPDGRLIEIIELPDHPFFVASQFHPEFVSRPQRPQPLFREFIKASVGE, from the coding sequence ATGACTAAATTTATTTTTGTTACTGGTGGGGTTGTATCTTCACTAGGTAAAGGAATTACGGCTGCATCTCTAGGTCGTTTATTAAAAAACAGAGGATTAAACGTAACAATTCAAAAATTTGATCCTTACATCAACTTAGATCCAGGGACTATGAGCCCGTATCAGCATGGGGAAGTTTTTGTAACTGACGATGGGGCAGAGACAGATTTAGATTTAGGTCATTACGAGCGTTTTATTGACATTAATTTAAATAAATACTCAAATATCACTACAGGAAAAGTATATTCTTCTGTACTAAGAAAAGAACGCCGTGGCGATTACAATGGTGGAACAGTACAAGTAATCCCACATATTACAAACGAAATTAAAAATCGTTTATTCTTAGCTGCAAAAGAGACACATGCGGATATTGTTATCACTGAAATTGGTGGAACAGTTGGAGATATCGAATCCCTACCTTTCTTAGAAACAATCCGTCAAATGAAACGTGATGTTGGCAGTAACAATGTAATGTACATTCACTGTACATTAGTTCCATTTATAAAAGCTGCTGGTGAAATGAAAACAAAACCAACGCAACATAGTGTGAAAGAGTTACGTAGTCTAGGTATTCAACCAAATGTCATTGTTGTTCGCTCAGAGATGCCAGTTCCTCAAGATATGAAAGATAAAATTGCTCTTTTCTGTGACATTAAACCAGAAGAAGTAATTGAATGTATTGATGCGGATTCATTATATGAAATTCCATTAAATCTTCAAGCGCAACGTTTAGATCAAATTGTTGTGGATCATTTCCAACTTGCTACAAAAGAAGCAGATATGACAGATTGGATAGCACTTGTTGATCAAGTGAAATCTTTATCTAAAAAAGTTCGCATAGGGTTAGTTGGGAAATATGTAGAGCTTCAAGATGCATACATTTCAGTAGTAGAAGCAATGAAACATGCTGGCTACAAATTTGATGCAGATGTAGAAGTGAAATGGGTGAATGCGGAAGAAGTGAACGATGCAAATGTTGCAGAAATTCTTTCAGATGTAGATGGCATCCTTGTTCCTGGTGGATTTGGAGACCGCGGCGTAGAAGGAAAAATTGCAGCTACACGATTTGCACGCGAAAACAACGTACCATTCTTAGGTATTTGCTTAGGAATGCAATTAGCAACAGTTGAATTTGCTCGTAACATATTGGAACTTGAAGGAGCTCACTCAACTGAATTAGATCCAAAAACTCCACATTCTATTATTGATTTATTACCAGAACAAAAAGATGTAGAGGATTTAGGTGGAACACTTCGTCTAGGATTATATCCATGTAAATTAACTCCTGGTTCTAAAGCACATGAAGCATATGGAGAAGAACTTGTATATGAACGTCACCGTCACCGTTATGAATTCAATAACGAATACCGTGAACAATTTGAAGCAGCAGGATTTATGTTCTCTGGTACAAGCCCAGATGGTCGTCTAATCGAAATCATCGAGCTACCAGATCACCCATTTTTCGTAGCTTCTCAGTTCCATCCGGAATTTGTGTCACGTCCACAGCGTCCACAACCATTATTCCGTGAGTTCATCAAAGCATCCGTAGGTGAATAA
- the fsa gene encoding fructose-6-phosphate aldolase gives MKFFIDTANFEEIKEAHAWGILSGVTTNPSLVAKENISFHDRLREITALVNGSVSAEVIALDAEGMIKEGRELAAIAPNITVKLPMTPEGLKACAVFSSEGIKTNVTLIFSANQALLAARAGATYVSPFLGRLDDIGHDGMELIAKIAQIFAIHNIDTEIIAASIRHPQHITDAALNGAHISTTPFKVLKQLFHHPLTDKGIEGFLADWNNRKSE, from the coding sequence ATGAAATTTTTTATAGATACAGCTAATTTTGAGGAAATTAAAGAAGCACACGCATGGGGTATTTTATCCGGAGTTACGACGAATCCTTCGCTAGTGGCGAAAGAAAATATTTCATTTCACGATCGCCTTCGCGAAATTACAGCATTAGTAAATGGTTCTGTAAGTGCAGAAGTAATTGCATTGGATGCAGAGGGTATGATTAAAGAAGGTAGAGAACTTGCAGCAATTGCACCGAATATTACGGTGAAATTACCGATGACACCTGAAGGGTTAAAAGCATGCGCAGTTTTTAGTTCAGAAGGAATCAAAACAAATGTGACGCTTATCTTTAGTGCAAACCAAGCGCTATTGGCAGCTCGCGCAGGTGCAACATATGTATCGCCATTTTTAGGCCGTTTAGATGACATTGGGCATGATGGAATGGAACTGATTGCGAAAATAGCTCAAATCTTTGCTATTCACAACATTGATACAGAAATTATTGCAGCTTCCATCAGACATCCTCAGCATATTACGGATGCAGCTTTAAATGGTGCTCATATTTCTACAACTCCATTTAAAGTATTAAAACAACTATTCCATCATCCTTTAACAGATAAAGGAATTGAAGGATTTCTAGCGGATTGGAACAATCGTAAGAGCGAGTAA